From Coffea arabica cultivar ET-39 chromosome 2e, Coffea Arabica ET-39 HiFi, whole genome shotgun sequence, the proteins below share one genomic window:
- the LOC113729576 gene encoding protein DESIGUAL 2-like, whose translation MVKEVYYIVGLLIMVMDVVAGILGIQAEVAQNKAITLRLWIFECRHPSYEAFKLGMVATVLLTLAHVAAVMLSGCVCIGSREELDQSSNIKRLAAASHVLAWVIMVIAFLMLISGTISNSRSRQNCGISNHHHLSIGGILCFVHGLFAVTYYISATAVIQEGKKLKHPATAGAAANA comes from the exons ATGGTTAAAGAGGTTTATTACATAGTTGGCCTTTTGATCATGGTCATGGACGTTGTAGCTGGTATTCTAGGCATCCAAGCTGAGGTTGCCCAAAACAAG GCCATAACCCTTCGGCTGTGGATATTTGAATGCAGACACCCAAGCTATGAAGCTTTCAAACTAGGCATGGTTGCAACAGTACTATTGACCTTGGCACATGTCGCTGCCGTTATGCTCAGCGGGTGCGTCTGCATTGGGTCTAGGGAAGAGTTGGATCAGTCATCTAACATTAAGCGGCTTGCAGCAGCTTCTCACGTTTTAGCATG GGTCATAATGGTTATAGCATTCTTAATGCTAATCAGTGGGACAATATCGAACTCAAGGTCGAGGCAAAACTGCGGAATTTCAAACCATCATCATTTGTCCATAGGAGgaattttgtgttttgtccatGGACTTTTTGCCGTCACTTATTATATTTCTGCAACAGCAGTCATTCAAGAAGGAAAGAAGTTGAAGCATCCTGCAACTGCAGGTGCAGCTGCCAATGCTTGA
- the LOC113730852 gene encoding protein HEAT-STRESS-ASSOCIATED 32-like, producing MSAFAWKSFYEDEDRPEKPRTYGVTEVRGPHCSLFSQNLLEDIFESMGEFVDGLKFTGGSHSLLPKTYIREVTDMAHKHNVYVTTGDWAEHMLRKGPSAFKEYLEECKQLGFDTIELNMGSMGFPEETLLRYVRLIKNGGLRAKPQFAVKTNKSDIPVNRDRAFESYVVPAPRSSEFIEDVDLLIRRAERCLEAGADMIMIDADDVCRQADSVRADIIAKIIGRLGLERTMFEASNPKTSEWFIKQYGPKVNLFVDHSQVMDLECLRGRNLGKNHTSVLGSSHFPF from the exons ATGTCGGCATTTGCATGGAAGAGCTTCTATGAAGATGAGGATCGTCCTGAGAAGCCAAGAACTTATGGTGTCACTGAAGTCAGGGGACCCCATTGCTCCCTTTTCTCTCAAAACCTCCTTGAG GACATCTTTGAATCAATGGGAGAGTTTGTTGATGGGTTAAAGTTCACTGGAGGCTCCCATAGTCTATTGCCAAAGACTTACATAAGAGAAGTTACTGATATGGCTCATAAACACAATGTCTATGTCACTACAGGAGACTGGGCTGAACATATGCTCCGCAAAGGACCGTCTGCCTTTAAGGAATATCTCGAG GAATGTAAGCAGTTGGGATTTGACACTATCGAGCTCAACATGGGATCGATGGGGTTTCCCGAAGAAACTTTGTTAAGATATGTGCGGTTGATAAAGAATGGTGGTCTTAGAGCTAAGCCTCAATTTGCAGTCAAGACTAACAAGTCTGATATACCTGTCAACAGAGATAGAGCATTTGAATCTTATGTGGTACCTGCACCTAGAAGCTCTG AATTCATTGAGGATGTTGATCTTCTGATAAGAAGGGCCGAAAGATGCTTAGAAGCTGGGGCAGACATGATAATGATTGATGCTGATGATGTCTGCCGGCAGGCTGATTCTGTTAGGGCAGATATCATTGCGAAGATAATTGGGCGTCTTGGCCTTGAGAGAACCATGTTTGAAGCCTCAAATCCTAAGACCTCTGAGTGGTTTATTAAGCAATATGGTCCCAAG GTGAACCTTTTCGTGGATCACTCTCAAGTTATGGACCTGGAGTGTCTTCGAGGGCGCAACCTGGGGAAAAATCATACATCAGTTCTTGGTTCTTCACATTTTCCATTCTAA
- the LOC113728531 gene encoding (E,E)-alpha-farnesene synthase-like: MSQPPHCLHWHRNVDCEEKKYKTRAETLKEDVKCMFVEASDTLSKLELIDSISKLGLDKYFMEEITEALDAIALRNNSSVLKGDVYATALCFRLLRHYGYHASQDMFLDFVDGADKFIPSPKVSIKGLLELLQASNLGGEGEDLLTEAGLFSIENLSGFGASLDNMLAKQVFVRWSPKEIKELPEGIQICFWTLLNTTNEMAAEIEQEKGWTSVLPYLQKTWTDFLKSLLVEAKWYNKGYTPSLEEYLNNGWISSSGPLLSVLAILGVADRKTQNVAEYLKDCEQIIHHSSLVIRLCNDQGTSAAELERGDAASSILCFMREANVSEAVAREHIRSLMVKAWKGINGYCIPCPPFLQEPAKYITNAARGAHFMYQHGDGFGVQDRETRDHVRSNFIEPIPIK; encoded by the exons ATGAGCCAGCCACCTCATTGCTTGCATTGGCACAGAAATGTTGATTGTGAG gaaaagaaatacaaaactAGAGCCGAGACACTAAAAGAGGATGTCAAATGCATGTTCGTGGAAGCTAGTGACACATTGTCTAAGCTGGAGCTTATAGACAGCATATCAAAATTGGGTCTCGACAAATACTTCATGGAGGAGATCACAGAAGCTCTAGATGCCATAGCCTTGAGGAACAACAGCTCTGTTTTAAAAGGAGACGTTTACGCTACCGCACTCTGCTTTAGGCTTCTTAGGCATTACGGTTATCATGCTTCACAAG ATATGTTCCTAGATTTTGTGGATGGAGCTGATAAATTCATCCCTAGCCCGAAAGTAAGCATCAAAGGGTTGCTTGAGCTTCTTCAAGCATCAAATCTAGGTGGAGAAGGAGAAGATCTTTTGACTGAGGCAGGATTATTCTCTATCGAAAATCTTAGTGGTTTTGGGGCCTCGTTGGATAACATGCTTGCCAAACAAGTGTTTGTT AGGTGGAGCCCTAAGGAGATTAAAGAGCTACCTGAAGGCATACAGATATGTTTCTGGACATTGCTAAATACTACAAATGAAATGGCAGCTGAAATCGAGCAAGAAAAGGGTTGGACATCAGTTTTACCATATCTACAGAAAACG TGGACAGATTTTCTGAAATCCTTGCTCGTGGAAGCTAAGTGGTACAACAAGGGTTACACGCCATCACTTGAAGAGTATCTTAACAATGGTTGGATATCTTCATCTGGGCCTCTGCTTTCTGTGCTTGCAATCCTGGGTGTAGCGGATAGGAAGACACAAAATGTTGCAGAATATCTTAAAGATTGTGAGCAGATTATCCACCATTCCTCACTCGTAATCCGGCTTTGCAATGATCAGGGAACATCTGCG GCGGAACTAGAGAGAGGAGACGCTGCTTCATCAATCTTATGTTTCATGAGAGAAGCAAACGTTTCAGAAGCAGTGGCAAGGGAGCATATCAGAAGCCTAATGGTGAAGGCCTGGAAAGGGATTAATGGATACTGTATTCCGTGTCCTCCATTTCTCCAAGAACCAGCCAaatatatcacaaatgcagcaaGAGGAGCACATTTTATGTATCAACACGGAGATGGATTTGGCGTCCAAGATCGTGAGACTCGAGACCATGTTCGGTCCAACTTCATTGAACCCATTCCAATCAAATGA
- the LOC113730853 gene encoding uncharacterized protein isoform X1, producing the protein MSKKKATMTLKDFHGGSIPSDLPLPSAPGVMVRPSERGSLDRQAAWGNPLGRPDHRLRPGSAGTARNFDDKTTFLSHNSNIGRHFDEDERKPLDGVSGPRRTVSDESLRALPSHVVEPKTDYSASGRVPSRPSSTPGLQYASGITSSSYAGRFSETNHAGVGSQGFGPSGGVGVNFQNVSGSGGQMVSGPHPNAWGLRKEAAGVKEPAAATWSAPDAAAKLAHASALEKVSSGRWHSKQHNSSQPDVEVIRQSEVESEFHLRDKDVYSKNTYSSRHLVGGTDYHEAALARQVEKSLIVDDGIRGGSKAIPIFERARAPVTLEANERNPLMNANDFQPLHHVGKSGGAESQSAVHSELSERRKLKILPRSKPLETQELPLEYKPQPTVPLHVEINNRSHEMQIPLKAGLVGSESGNPLVERPKLNLKPRSEPLDPAEDGTESKRNTLFGGARPRELVLKERGIDNVAVHDDDLALSPQRVKQDVLKTDRVSVHAASTRYNDKPGSIPIEHRTGKNSDGRDHRLEVEKTDVQKRNWRGENWRNKREFEKQHPPHQHLQPQQQERPPSPETWRKPVEHPKAASADAPGLRYGKAASAVELAQAFSRSISDSPTPDRFSGQKGPPSQGQMPFSRLTGPTPRPQINGY; encoded by the exons ATGTCGAAGAAGAAAGCTACTATGACTCTCAAGGACTTCCATGGCGGTTCCATCCCTTCCGATCTTCCTTTACCTTCTGCACCCGGCGT AATGGTGAGGCCATCTGAGCGTGGCTCCCTCGACCGGCAGGCAGCATGGGGGAACCCATTGGGACGGCCAGACCACCGGTTGCGTCCAGGGTCAGCTGGGACAGCTAGGAACTTTGATGACAAGACTACTTTTTTAAGTCATAATAGTAATATAGGTAGGCATTTTGATGAGGATGAGCGGAAACCATTGGATGGGGTATCAGGTCCTCGTCGAACTGTCAGTGATGAGAGCCTCAGAGCTCTCCCAAGTCATGTGGTGGAACCTAAGACTGATTATTCAGCCTCTGGGAGGGTCCCTAGTCGACCATCCTCAACTCCTGGGTTGCAGTATGCAAGTGGTATAACTAGTAGTTCTTATGCTGGGAGGTTTAGTGAGACCAATCATGCAGGAGTGGGTTCTCAAGGGTTTGGACCAAGTGGTGGAGTTGGAGTGAATTTTCAGAATGTTAGTGGGTCTGGTGGGCAGATGGTTTCTGGGCCGCATCCAAATGCATGGGGACTTAGGAAAGAAGCAGCTGGTGTAAAAGAACCAGCTGCTGCTACATGGTCTGCTCCAGATGCTGCAGCAAAGTTAGCTCATGCTAGTGCACTGGAGAAGGTTTCATCTGGTAGGTGGCATTCCAAGCAACATAATAGTTCTCAGCCAGATGTTGAAGTCATTAGGCAGTCAGAAGTTGAGAGTGAATTTCATTTGAGGGATAAGGATGTGTATAGCAAGAATACATATAGCTCTAGGCATTTGGTAGGTGGGACGGACTATCATGAGGCAGCGTTGGCAAGGCAGGTGGAAAAGAGTTTGATTGTTGATGATGGAATTCGTGGTGGCAGCAAAGCAATACCAATCTTTGAGAGGGCTAGAGCTCCTGTCACCTTGGAGGCAAATGAAAGGAATCCTTTAATGAATGCTAATGATTTTCAACCGCTTCATCATGTAGGAAAATCTGGTGGTGCTGAGTCACAATCAGCTGTGCATTCTGAATTATCAGAAAGGCGAAAGCTGAAGATACTTCCAAGATCCAAACCACTAGAAACTCAGGAACTGCCACTGGAGTATAAGCCG CAGCCAACTGTTCCTTTACATGTGGAAATTAACAATCGATCACATGAAATGCAAATTCCGCTGAAAGCTGGGCTTGTGGGATCTGAGAGTGGGAATCCTCTTGTAGAGCGCCCAAAATTAAATCTGAAGCCCCGATCTGAGCCTCTTGATCCAGCAGAAGATGGCACTGAAAGCAAGAG GAACACATTGTTTGGGGGTGCTCGCCCAAGAGAGCTG GTTCTAAAGGAGCGGGGCATTGATAATGTTGCTGTCCATGATGATGACCTGGCTCTGTCTCCTCAGAG GGTCAAACAAGATGTGCTCAAAACTGATAGAGTCTCAGTGCATGCTGCTTCTACTCGGTACAATGATAAGCCAGGAAGTATACCCATTGAACATCGGACAGGGAAGAATTCTGATGGGCGAGATCACCGATTAGAGGTTGAAAAAACAGATGTTCAGAAGAGGAATTGGCGAGGTGAGAACTGGAGGAACAAAAGGGAATTTGAGAAGCAACACCCGCCGCACCAACATCTGCAACCACAGCAACAGGAGAGGCCACCTTCACCAGAGACTTGGCGCAAGCCTGTTGAGCATCCAAAAGCAGCTTCTGCTGATGCTCCAGGGCTGCGTTATGGAAAAGCAGCTTCAGCAGTTGAGCTTGCCCAGGCCTTCTCTAGGTCAATCTCTGACTCCCCAACTCCTGATCGTTTTTCAGGGCAGAAAGGCCCTCCTAGCCAGGGGCAAATGCCATTTTCTCGGCTGACGGGTCCTACACCGAGACCTCAAATAAATGGCTACTGA
- the LOC113730853 gene encoding uncharacterized protein isoform X2, translated as MSKKKATMTLKDFHGGSIPSDLPLPSAPGVMVRPSERGSLDRQAAWGNPLGRPDHRLRPGSAGTARNFDDKTTFLSHNSNIGRHFDEDERKPLDGVSGPRRTVSDESLRALPSHVVEPKTDYSASGRVPSRPSSTPGLQYASGITSSSYAGRFSETNHAGVGSQGFGPSGGVGVNFQNVSGSGGQMVSGPHPNAWGLRKEAAGVKEPAAATWSAPDAAAKLAHASALEKVSSGRWHSKQHNSSQPDVEVIRQSEVESEFHLRDKDVYSKNTYSSRHLVGGTDYHEAALARQVEKSLIVDDGIRGGSKAIPIFERARAPVTLEANERNPLMNANDFQPLHHVGKSGGAESQSAVHSELSERRKLKILPRSKPLETQELPLEYKPPTVPLHVEINNRSHEMQIPLKAGLVGSESGNPLVERPKLNLKPRSEPLDPAEDGTESKRNTLFGGARPRELVLKERGIDNVAVHDDDLALSPQRVKQDVLKTDRVSVHAASTRYNDKPGSIPIEHRTGKNSDGRDHRLEVEKTDVQKRNWRGENWRNKREFEKQHPPHQHLQPQQQERPPSPETWRKPVEHPKAASADAPGLRYGKAASAVELAQAFSRSISDSPTPDRFSGQKGPPSQGQMPFSRLTGPTPRPQINGY; from the exons ATGTCGAAGAAGAAAGCTACTATGACTCTCAAGGACTTCCATGGCGGTTCCATCCCTTCCGATCTTCCTTTACCTTCTGCACCCGGCGT AATGGTGAGGCCATCTGAGCGTGGCTCCCTCGACCGGCAGGCAGCATGGGGGAACCCATTGGGACGGCCAGACCACCGGTTGCGTCCAGGGTCAGCTGGGACAGCTAGGAACTTTGATGACAAGACTACTTTTTTAAGTCATAATAGTAATATAGGTAGGCATTTTGATGAGGATGAGCGGAAACCATTGGATGGGGTATCAGGTCCTCGTCGAACTGTCAGTGATGAGAGCCTCAGAGCTCTCCCAAGTCATGTGGTGGAACCTAAGACTGATTATTCAGCCTCTGGGAGGGTCCCTAGTCGACCATCCTCAACTCCTGGGTTGCAGTATGCAAGTGGTATAACTAGTAGTTCTTATGCTGGGAGGTTTAGTGAGACCAATCATGCAGGAGTGGGTTCTCAAGGGTTTGGACCAAGTGGTGGAGTTGGAGTGAATTTTCAGAATGTTAGTGGGTCTGGTGGGCAGATGGTTTCTGGGCCGCATCCAAATGCATGGGGACTTAGGAAAGAAGCAGCTGGTGTAAAAGAACCAGCTGCTGCTACATGGTCTGCTCCAGATGCTGCAGCAAAGTTAGCTCATGCTAGTGCACTGGAGAAGGTTTCATCTGGTAGGTGGCATTCCAAGCAACATAATAGTTCTCAGCCAGATGTTGAAGTCATTAGGCAGTCAGAAGTTGAGAGTGAATTTCATTTGAGGGATAAGGATGTGTATAGCAAGAATACATATAGCTCTAGGCATTTGGTAGGTGGGACGGACTATCATGAGGCAGCGTTGGCAAGGCAGGTGGAAAAGAGTTTGATTGTTGATGATGGAATTCGTGGTGGCAGCAAAGCAATACCAATCTTTGAGAGGGCTAGAGCTCCTGTCACCTTGGAGGCAAATGAAAGGAATCCTTTAATGAATGCTAATGATTTTCAACCGCTTCATCATGTAGGAAAATCTGGTGGTGCTGAGTCACAATCAGCTGTGCATTCTGAATTATCAGAAAGGCGAAAGCTGAAGATACTTCCAAGATCCAAACCACTAGAAACTCAGGAACTGCCACTGGAGTATAAGCCG CCAACTGTTCCTTTACATGTGGAAATTAACAATCGATCACATGAAATGCAAATTCCGCTGAAAGCTGGGCTTGTGGGATCTGAGAGTGGGAATCCTCTTGTAGAGCGCCCAAAATTAAATCTGAAGCCCCGATCTGAGCCTCTTGATCCAGCAGAAGATGGCACTGAAAGCAAGAG GAACACATTGTTTGGGGGTGCTCGCCCAAGAGAGCTG GTTCTAAAGGAGCGGGGCATTGATAATGTTGCTGTCCATGATGATGACCTGGCTCTGTCTCCTCAGAG GGTCAAACAAGATGTGCTCAAAACTGATAGAGTCTCAGTGCATGCTGCTTCTACTCGGTACAATGATAAGCCAGGAAGTATACCCATTGAACATCGGACAGGGAAGAATTCTGATGGGCGAGATCACCGATTAGAGGTTGAAAAAACAGATGTTCAGAAGAGGAATTGGCGAGGTGAGAACTGGAGGAACAAAAGGGAATTTGAGAAGCAACACCCGCCGCACCAACATCTGCAACCACAGCAACAGGAGAGGCCACCTTCACCAGAGACTTGGCGCAAGCCTGTTGAGCATCCAAAAGCAGCTTCTGCTGATGCTCCAGGGCTGCGTTATGGAAAAGCAGCTTCAGCAGTTGAGCTTGCCCAGGCCTTCTCTAGGTCAATCTCTGACTCCCCAACTCCTGATCGTTTTTCAGGGCAGAAAGGCCCTCCTAGCCAGGGGCAAATGCCATTTTCTCGGCTGACGGGTCCTACACCGAGACCTCAAATAAATGGCTACTGA
- the LOC113728532 gene encoding BTB/POZ domain-containing protein At3g22104-like — MGGLDREQKQLIKKLVNFRMKEALTSINPLVHITHSSRGSCIAVLYSLVHQLIEMCCDLEIDVNSQETFLVDKNFLACFSGRLRKLFRKLTDKNGSLKLIFHDFPGGPEGFELLAKFCYNGGKINITPSNIILLHSASTFMEMDTDIHGAPSLMSQTKEYFKKIHQFALPELLECLKQFQDLQQTMYSLDMLEELLDCLVERLSLYSLIIPYSSLTDSSCIQFSGDFSCQSKGNSSSQASTWWFEDLEFLKVDLFEKAVETMIAKKLDNYVVCAFLLHYQKVKITGALRAEKCRITETVINLLHLLDRSLISVRGLFDNLRFSLAFKVKRCSKKKLESLVGSLLDQAKLDDLFFPSTPCKCYAYDVDLILRLQEQFLIESREQFLVYRLKKVASLMDFYLVEVAPDPRLEPSKFVTLATALPEYARDSHDMIYEAVDIYLKVHKKLSEEEKIKICCVLNFDKLSARSLIHLVHNMEFPACAAVTASVSQHSKLREIPRKTGHLEVHEDLRSHHSSAKGTSEDEDQVVRMTKLEYQTIDNRFKTCTPTETFDREKQTRSTYMKKLSSIFPTNLDSILDRKLLH, encoded by the exons ATGGGGGGCTTGGATCGTGAACAAAAACAATTGATCAAGAAGTTGGTCAACTTTCGCATGAAAGAAG CATTGACCAGTATCAATCCTTTAGTCCACATAACCCATTCCTCCAGAGGATCCTGCATTGCAGTCTTGTATTCGCTTGTGCATCAGCTAATAGAAATGTGCTGTGATCTTGAAATTGATGTCAATAGCCAGGAGACGTTCCTCGTGGACAAG AACTTCCTTGCATGTTTTTCCGGTAGATTGAGAAAATTGTTCAGAAAGTTGACAGACAAGAATGGTAGTCTCAAATTGATATTCCATGATTTTCCTGGCGGACCTGAAGGTTTTGAACTACTTGCAAAATTTTGCTACAACGGAGGCAAAATTAACATAACTCCCTCCAACATAATTTTATTGCATTCTGCTAGCACTTTTATGGAAATGGATACGGATATTCACGGAGCACCCAGTTTGATGAGCCAAACCAAAGAATACTTCAAGAAAATCCACCAATTTGCCTTGCCTGAGCTACTTGAATGTTTGAAGCAGTTTCAAGATCTGCAGCAAACCATGTACTCTTTAGATATGCTTGAGGAGCTTCTGGATTGTCTGGTGGAAAGGCTTTCCTTGTATTCTCTTATCATCCCGTATAGTTCATTGACGGACAGTTCTTGTATACAGTTTTCAGGCGACTTTAGTTGTCAAAGCAAAGGCAACTCCAGCTCTCAAGCTTCGACTTGGTGGTTTGAAGaccttgaattcttgaaagttGACTTATTTGAGAAGGCAGTGGAGACAATGATTGCGAAGAAATTGGACAACTACGTTGTATGTGCATTCCTCTTACATTATCAGAAAGTGAAAATTACTGGTGCTTTACGAGCTGAGAAATGTAGAATCACCGAGACTGTCATCAATCTTCTTCATTTGTTGGATAGGAGCCTTATCTCCGTCAGAGGTCTATTTGACAATCTTCGGTTTTCTTTAGCGTTCAAAGTGAAAAGATGTTCCAAGAAGAAGTTAGAAAGCCTAGTTGGTTCCCTGCTGGATCAAGCAAAGTTGGATGATTTGTTTTTTCCATCTACACCTTGCAAATGTTATGCATATGATGTGGATTTGATCCTAAGGTTACAGGAACAATTCCTGATTGAGAGTAGAGAGCAGTTTCTCGTGTATCGACTCAAGAAAGTTGCCTCTTTGATGGATTTTTACTTAGTTGAAGTTGCCCCTGATCCTCGTCTGGAACCTTCCAAGTTTGTCACATTAGCTACAGCACTACCTGAATATGCAAGAGACTCTCATGACATGATTTATGAAGCAGTGGACATATATCTCAAG GTCCACAAGAAGCTTTCagaagaagaaaagataaaGATTTGTTGTGTCCTGAACTTTGATAAGCTCTCAGCAAGGTCCTTGATCCACCTAGTTCACAACATGGAGTTTCCAGCTTGTGCAGCAGTCACTGCTTCTGTTTCTCAGCACTCAAAGCTTAGAGAAATCCCCCGGAAAACAGGCCATCTTGAGGTGCATGAGGATCTCAGGTCGCATCATAGTAGTGCGAAGGGAActagtgaggatgaggatcAAGTTGTTCGCATGACTAAGCTTGAATATCAAACCATAGATAACAGGTTCAAAACTTGTACGCCAACAGAGACGTTTGACAGGGAAAAACAGACTAGATCAACATACATGAAGAAATTGAGTTCAATCTTTCCAACCAATCTGGACTCCATCCTTGACAGGAAGCTACTTCATTAA